The DNA segment TCTCGCAACGAGTCCAGCCTGGAGTCGTCCACTTCCACGACAGTGACCTGGCTGACGCCCAATCCCGTTTCTTCAGGTTTGTTATCGCGATCGTAGCCGTCGAAGCGGTAGAGGCCGAGGAAAGTGCCTTCCACGACTGCCTGGGCGGCCCGTCCGTAATCGAGATCGCCCTGTCCCGCGCCATGGACGATGGTACTGTAGCGGGAAACGCCAAGCTTTCGCGCCCGGCGTGCCGCGGCTGCCGCGGCCTGGCGAGCCCGGTCGAGGTCAAAAATTTCCGCCTTTCCCAGACCTGTAATCAACACCCGCGGCGCGGGCATCGCTCCCTGGCTGTAGATCAGGTGGGTTTCGCCCAGACGCCCCCTAAAGTCTTTTTCCTCAATCAGCTGTGTGATGAGTCCGTTGAGCGCCTGGTCGACCGCTTTGAGTGCGCCGCCAGGCGTCGATACGCCCTCGAACAGATTGACGACCACCAGTTCGGTGTCTTCCTCCTGGATCAGACCTTGTTTGACGTGGATTTGCATAGTGTGCCTTTCTGAAGTGGTTGGATGTGTGTGATTTCAACTGTTTCGGATCTTCCCGCGCAGCCGTGACAGCTCTTTGATGGCGTGCTGGAGAAGCTCCTTGTTCGATGGTTGATTGACCCATTGGGATGCACCCGACGGATGGGGAAGGGGGACGAGACAGGTCTCTGCCGGCAGGTGGTTGCGTGCCCACTCTGTCAGCGCAGGATCGTCAGCGGGGCGCTCAATCGTCCGTCCGACCGTCGTTGCCAATGTTACCTTGCCACCAATAAACCGGGTGATGGCCAGCCGGCCAACGGGCAGCACGACCGCGGGTTGAACCAGGGCCAGTTCCTGTTCCAACCATGGCCGGCAGAGGTGCTGCTCTGCCCGGATGGGTACACGATCGCCGCGCCCGTTGGCGTGGGGGCCGGGATAGCATTTTGTGACGGCGGTCATGTAGCTGGTGGCACGAAAGTCCTGCTCTTGCCATCCAGCCTGGGCCAGCCATTGAAAGAGTCGTTTGCCGGAAGGACCGCTGAAAGGGAGCCGTGTCTGCATTGTTTCCACCCGCCCCGGGGCCTGTCCGACGATCATCAAGCTGGCGCTGTCCGGTCCGCTGAAGATCGGAGGAGAGACCACCGAGTATCCGGCATCAAGGCATAACCGGCAGGCGTCCAAACGATCTTTCGGTGAACGCGGGCTTTCAAGCATAATGCCGCTGATTATACCATACAAGAGAGGTAAGGGCATCGTGAACCGGTTGGCAATCCGCGGTGCGGAAGCGTATAATGTCAGAATGCCGGGACAGAGGGGCGGAGGATCGGAATGTCGGAGGGTTAAAAGAAATCTCCGCCGATTCAGCCATTGGCCATTTGCATTTGCTTATTTGCACGATTTCTTAGGACACCGTGGAAAGCCAACAAGAGTCTGCAAGTCTGGTAAGAGAACAGAAAGGTTCAGAACAGCATGCAAGCCGACCCACTGCACATCGATTCCATCATCGTCGACGGACATTGCGACACCCTCGGGGCTGTAGAACAAGGCGTTCGAAGTCTGGGCGAACGATCGGAGAAGGGCCATATCGATCTGCCCCGGCTGCTCGATGGCGGCGTTACTGCCCAGATATTCGCCTGTTTTGTGCCCGTTTCCGAATATCGGCGGGGGGCAACCCGTCATGCTCTTGCCCGGGTGGATGCCTTCCTCGAAGCTCTTGAAGCCTATCCCGAGGAGCTTGTGCTCGCCACATCCTCGGCCGATATCCGCAGGGCAAAGGGGGAGGGAAAGGTAGCAGGAATCCTGGGCCTGGAGGGGGCTGAGTCCCTGGAGGGAAGCCTGGCGGTGCTGCGCTCTTTTTACAGATTGGGGGTCCGTAATCTGGGCCTGACCTGGAATCATCGCAATGCAGTGGCCGATGGAGTCATGGAAGGACCCAAGGCCGCCGGCCTTTCCGGTTTCGGTGTCCAGGTCATTGAGGAGTGCAACCGCCTGGGCATGATGATCGACGTGTCCCATCTGGCACCTGCGGGCATCAGCGATGTCCTGGAAACGAGCCAACATCCAATCGTCGCCTCCCACAGCAACGCGCGTGCCTGCTTCGATCATGTACGAAACCTGACTGATAGCCAGATCGAGGGTATTGTCGCTAATGGCGGCTTGATCGGTGTGACCTTTGTCAATGCCTTTTTGCACCACCCCATGGCAGAAGCCTCTATCGAACATGTGTTGGATCAGATCGACTACCTGGTTAGCGTTGCTGGACCGGATCATATCATGATCGGATCCGACTTCGACGGCTGTACACCGCCAAAGGATTTACCCGATGTGACCTATTATCCCAATTTGACCACCGGCATGCTGGCACGCGGCCACGATGAGATCACCATCCGCAAGATCCTCGGACTCAATTTCCTGCGGGTGTTCGAGGCGGTCACTGGTGGGTGATGTCAGCATGTCAACATGCCGCAATGTCATCGTACTGACACTACAATGATGCCTTGGTTCGGGCCGGCCGTTTCTTGTTCTTGCACGCATTCTTGCGAAGGTTTGCGACCTTTTCCCTTCCAATCCAGGAGGATCGTTGCCGGTCGTACTTGCCATCCCCGAGGGTTGTGAGGAACCTCAGCGAAGTAGTTGACATATTTGTTGTGCCCTGCGCCACATGAAACTCTTGTCCCGTCCGCCCATTGTCACCATGCAGGTATTGACAAGCGCTAGTCATTGGGTTATACTAAAAACAGAAAGGATGGTATAACCAATGGCAACTGTCAAGACGGCTATTTCTGTGCAACAGTCTCTCTTCGAACAAATCGAGGTTCTTGCCGAAGAACTGCAAATCTCTCGAAGTCGCTTGTTTGCGTTGGCAGCCGAGGCGTTCATCCAACGTCACCAAAATCAAAAACTGCTGGAAGCCATCAACGATGCTTACGATGATTTACCAGATGCGGGAGAACGTTCTCTTCGCCACCAGATGCGTCAGCAGCACAGACAATTGGTAGAGGGGCAATGGTGATCAAGCAGGGAGATGTGTACTGGGTCGATTTGGAAGAGCCATCAGGGCCAGAGCCAGGCTATCGTCATCCCCACGTTGTGGTTCAAAACAACATATTCAACCGGAGTCGGCTCAATACAGTGGTGGTGTGCGTGCTGACATCGAATCTCAAACGGGCCAAGGCGCCAGGGAATGTGTTGTTGGAGAAGGGTGAGGCGAATTTGTCCAA comes from the Chloroflexota bacterium genome and includes:
- a CDS encoding uracil-DNA glycosylase family protein, coding for MLESPRSPKDRLDACRLCLDAGYSVVSPPIFSGPDSASLMIVGQAPGRVETMQTRLPFSGPSGKRLFQWLAQAGWQEQDFRATSYMTAVTKCYPGPHANGRGDRVPIRAEQHLCRPWLEQELALVQPAVVLPVGRLAITRFIGGKVTLATTVGRTIERPADDPALTEWARNHLPAETCLVPLPHPSGASQWVNQPSNKELLQHAIKELSRLRGKIRNS
- a CDS encoding dipeptidase, coding for MQADPLHIDSIIVDGHCDTLGAVEQGVRSLGERSEKGHIDLPRLLDGGVTAQIFACFVPVSEYRRGATRHALARVDAFLEALEAYPEELVLATSSADIRRAKGEGKVAGILGLEGAESLEGSLAVLRSFYRLGVRNLGLTWNHRNAVADGVMEGPKAAGLSGFGVQVIEECNRLGMMIDVSHLAPAGISDVLETSQHPIVASHSNARACFDHVRNLTDSQIEGIVANGGLIGVTFVNAFLHHPMAEASIEHVLDQIDYLVSVAGPDHIMIGSDFDGCTPPKDLPDVTYYPNLTTGMLARGHDEITIRKILGLNFLRVFEAVTGG
- a CDS encoding CopG family transcriptional regulator; the encoded protein is MATVKTAISVQQSLFEQIEVLAEELQISRSRLFALAAEAFIQRHQNQKLLEAINDAYDDLPDAGERSLRHQMRQQHRQLVEGQW
- a CDS encoding type II toxin-antitoxin system PemK/MazF family toxin, whose translation is MVIKQGDVYWVDLEEPSGPEPGYRHPHVVVQNNIFNRSRLNTVVVCVLTSNLKRAKAPGNVLLEKGEANLSKQSVVNVTQIFTVDRGDLVERIGRLSRKRVRQILDGILLLMEPRDIDD